The nucleotide sequence AGATAATCATACATCGTCATGAATTAGTAATAATTCTGACCTTAAAATTGATATAAGAAATAGCCGATTTTTCTAAGGGTTTTTCCCAAGAAGAATCGGCTGTTTTAACGAAAAATTAAAAAAACCTAATGGAGGTTCTATCATGAAAAATAAATTAATGTTAATTACGCTATCTTGTTTGACAGTGTCTTTTGTTCAATCAGCTCCTTCTAGCGATCTTAGATATGTTGAAGGTCTGAAAGCAATGACATGTAAAGATAAGGTTACTTCAGATTCAGATTGGAGAATACAGCCTAAAAATAAGGTTATTACATATAAAGGTAGAGTTGTTTCCCAGGGCGTTGCAGAACAGTTTGAAAAATGTCAATCTGATAGAGCTGCAATAGTAAAAATGAATACGTTTATTGAGGAAACACATAAAGATCTTGCTTTGGAATCTTTGAAACTAAAAGCAAATCCGCAATTGTTGCTAGCTTCTGGAATTACTCCATTTGATATAGTTCGCAAAGCTAATCAAAATGATGCAAAGCTTGCATATATGAAGCCAGGATCTGGTGCATTATTAGATCTTAGAAATCTACGGACAGCATTCAAAAATAGATTAACTCCAAGGCCAACTCAAGAATTGTTAAATCGTAGAAACTCTAGCAATCAAGAATCTGTTTTTGATAATGAAGGTGGAAGCTTTAAAGAGTTTACTCCTACAACGGTTGTAGCTGCTTCTGCTGTTACAGGTTTTGCTAAAAAACCGACTATTCTTTTACAGGCTGCTAAATCGATGAAAGCTATTCCTGTGCGTGGAAAAGTTGGACTAGGCATGGCTCTTGCAGGTACTGCAGGGACAATTGTTTATAAAAAATATGCAAACTATGCTCAAGATGCAACAGAAGTGGTTGAATTAAGCACACCAGAAGTTGCTGGAACAGAATCAACACCGACAGATGCAACAGAAGTGGTTGAATCAAGCACACCAGAATTTGCTGGAACAGAATCAACATCGACAGATGCAACAGAAGAGGTTAAATTAAGCACATCAGAAGTTGCTGGAACAGAATCAATACCGACAGTAGAAACACCTAGAAAGACAGAGCCTTTGAGTTTGTTTCAAAATCTAAAAGCAAGTACTTGGGATAAAGAACTGTTTGGATATAAAAACGGTGGTAAAGTTGCGACGACAGCAGCTCTTACAGTTGCCGTTGGTACTGTTTCATATGCTGCTTATAAAACATATGTTTACCGTCATGCTATCAAGGCATATATTTCAAGCAAAAATCCTTTTAGCAAATCAAATTAAAACAAAGTAAATCATAGGGTAAACATTATCTTATGAATTTAGTATAAAAATACGGCTCAGTTTAGAAATAGACTGAGCCGTATTTTTATGTTGTTTTATAAGTGCTATGCGCTATAATTTTATGCATAAAAGGATTTGTTCTAGAAGTATGAAATGTTTACAATATTATTCTAGGATTGCATATGAAAATAGATCGCGTCTCATGTTCTAAAAATATATCGAAATTTATTTTTTTAGCTTTTGTTTTGGCTCACTCAAATGTTTTTACAAGCCAAGATGATCAAACTCAATTTGTTAAAAATTCTGAAAATAATATTGTCTCGGGGAACTGTGATAAATCATCTGATAAAGAATTTGTTAGGCCTGTTGCATTATCAGATATAATCAATGGCTTTTATCAAGGTGGAAAGCATTTAAAAAACAGTGGCTACGCAGCTGGACAAACCTTTTATGAAAAATTAATAAAGGCTAAAAATGCTATCGAAGCACACGTAGTAATCATGGCCGATCAGATAGTACAAGATCAAGCCAGAAGAAAAGAGATGGCAGAATCTGTACAAAAAGCACTTCAAAATAGAATGGTGGAGCTTCAGAAAAATAAAGAGACAGAGCTGTTGATAGAGCAGTCTCTTGAAAAAACAGAAGAGTTGCTATCCGACGAAAATTTTTCATTTGAAAATACCCCATCAGAAAATCTAGAACAAAAAGATTTGCCACAACTGAACGATCTAAAATCAGAAGATCAAGATCTTTTTAAAGCTAAGAATCAAAAGGTCGCAGATACTTTGCAGCATCCTGAAAACAAGTCTTTGGAATCCGAAAATCAGTTTTTACCATCTGAAATAGCCAAGCCAGAGATTATGGATCTTACATATGTTGCATTGGCATCAGCTGGCATAGTCGGAATCTCTTTTTTGACATATAAAGCTTATCAGTATTGGATTGTTTCTCATGCTAATCCTAATAAAATGATTAAAAATGCTATAAAAAACTGTTTAGAAGATGAAGTCTTAAAGTCTATAAAGATAGTTGAAAAATGGACAGGGTTGAGCTTAACCGTTGGTAAAAAACAGGCGCTGTCTAAATCAAGATTTTCTTATCTTATTTCAAAAATAGACAAAGTGAGATCGGTAAAGCACAAGAAATTATTGTATGCTCAAGTGCTTTTAATGATTGAATTATCTGAGAAAAGTTCACGAGTAATTATTGCAAAAATGGCTTTGCTGTAAATAAAAAATTTATCCTTGATGAACGACCGAGACAACGCTGCCAGATCTTTTTTTGTCGACAACAAATTGAACAGGAAACTGTTCTTTCATTTCTTGAAGGTGTGAAACAATAATGATTTTTGCAAAATCATCTTGGATTTTATAAAGATTATCCATAATTAATTGAAGGCCTTCTTCGTCTTGAGATCCAAATCCTTCATCGATAAATATAGTTTGAAGTGTTGTTCCTGCTCGGCGAGCAAGAAGCTTTGATATGCCAATTCGCAAGGCAAAATCAATTCTAAAGGCTTCTCCTCCAGAGAACAGTTCATAGTCTCGCAGACCAAATTGATCTGATATTTTAATATCAAGTGTTTCTCGAGAACCACCTTTTTTAAGATCTCTTAGCGATTCAATAAAGATTTGTGTTTGATTATTTGTAAGCCGTGCAAGCACTAAATTCGTTTCATGTTCAATTTCAGGTATTGCCTGTTCGATTAAAAGTGCTTGAATGCCATCCTTGCCAAGAGCTTTTGCAATTTCTTGGTAATCAAACAATTCTTGTTGGACGCTTTTTATATGTTTTATCAGATGTTCAAGTTCGTGGTTGAGTGAAATTTGCTTTTTTTCTTTTTGCTCTAAAGAACCTTTTTCAAGAAGAAGTATTTGATACTTTGAGTTGATTAAGGATAGCTCTTTTTCTACGAGCAATTCTTGCTCGCAAAGTTCTTTTGATAATGCATTAATCTGTTGAAGGGCTTCTAGTTTTTCTTGTATCAAGTTTATTTGATCGGTAATTGATTGAGCTCTATTAAACAGCTCAAATAGCTGCGCTTTTTTGTCTGATTGATGTTTGATAATTTCAGAATCTGACACAGTTGATTCTAATGTTTTTCGTAAAGACGCATATTTTTGTTCAATGTTTTTATGCTCAATAGGATCGTATGATAATTTCTTACCTTCAAATTCAATTTCTTGCAGTTGCTTATGCAGTAACTGAAAATCATGAGATCCCATAGCATTTAAATGATTTTTCTTGAGCTGCTCTAAAATTAACATTGTCGAGCTTAAAATATCTTGCAGACCTTTTTTCTCTTTTGATCGTTCTGTTACTGTTTTTTCTTGTAAAGTATGTTGGAGTATTAATTTTTCATGCTGTTTTGCATGTTCAACTACCTTAGCAGAAAGAGTTATCATGATTTCTTGTTTTGTTTTCAAGCTTTTTAGCTGCTCATTTTGAGTAGATAATTCTAATTTTATTAAAGAAGCTTGCTCTTTAATTTCTTGGACTGATTTTTGAGCCTGAGATGATTCGAGTAGCAATTTTTGATTTAAGGCTTTCTTGTGCTCATTGCTTAAGTTTTGATCGCAGAGAGGACAGGTTGGACACTCTTGGGTAGATTGCTTTTCTATGTCTTGATCAAGCTTTGTAGCATGCTGTTTTAAGTATGTTCCTTGCGAACAAAGGCTTTGGTATAATATTTTATTCTTTTCAAAGAGCTCTTCTATTAATTTACCGGTTTCAATTTGATCTTGTATTTGTTGCAGGTCTTTTTGCTGTGATAAAATATCAGCCTGAGATTTTTGTAGCTCTTGCATTAAACTTTGCAAGACGATTGTTTCTGATTGTTCTTGGCGTACGGCTTGTTTTAGTTGTTCTTCTTGTTTTGTTGAAAGTAGATTAAGTTCTTGTTGTTTCTTTTCAAACTCTTTTTCTAGCAAGCTTGTTGCGAGGCTTAATTTTTCTTTGGTTGCAAGATATTGTTCTTTGAGCTGTAATTTTTTATGAAAAGATTCTTGAAAGACTTGTAATGATTTTTGCAGGTTGTTTGACTCGAGTTCTAAGCTTTTTATATCAGTCTTTGAGTGTATTGCTAGCTGGGTTTCATGCCATTTTTTAGCAATTGTTTCTATTTCTTGTTTCGTTAAATTCAGGTCTTTTTTTAAATTGCTATGTTGGATTTCAAGCAGCTCAAGCTCTTTTATGTTTTGTAGTAGGGTTTGTTTTTTTTCTACAAGAATAGCTTTTGTTTCATCATTTTGTTTTTTTTGAGAGCTTACTGTTTGGATGTTCTCATTTAAAATAAGCTGTAATTCTTTAACCGATGCTAAGTCAATTAATTCTTGCTCAATGCGAGTTTGAATGCTGCATTTTGCAACAGATTCTTGATTTAATTTTTTTGCGTAGGAAATAGCTATTTTTTTTTGCTCATCAAACTTTTGCAGTTGCAAAATTTGTGCAAGAATTTCCTTGCGTTCCTTTGGTGATTTTTTTGAGAATTCATTGGATTGGCCTTGGCGCAAAAATGTTGAATTTACAAAAGATTCATAGGTGATGCCAATGGTTGTATCTATTTTTTCTTGAGTGTCTTTTATGGTTTTATCTGTCAAAGCAATGAGTTTGCCATCAGCCTGTTTTATTCCAAAATCAAGAGATGCAAATGGCTTAGATTTAGTTTGTAAATATTCTCGTCGTACACGGTAATTTTGACCATTTACTTCAAATTCCAAAATCACCATCATATGGTTTTGTCCAAGATGTAAAATTCCTGCATCAGCCTTACTATTTCCAGATGATTTTCTTGCTTGTCCCCAAATCGCCCATGTGATTGCGTCAAGGAGTGCTGATTTTCCATGGCCATTTTTACCAGTCAGGCAAATTAAATGATAATTGGTAAAATCAATAGTTTGAAGTTCAGGACCATAGCTTAAAAAATTTTTGAGTTGAAGTTGGTGTGGGATCATAAAGGCTTTTTCAAGAAATGATTTTTAACCTGTCGATATGATAGGCTAGAGCTGGTTTTTTAATATGAAAAAAGTATAGTATGTAATGAGGCTTTAAGCAAAAGCTTATTTTTTAAAGGCATTATTATTGAAAGATAAATCTTTGGTTTCTAGCATTAAAAATAAAAATAATCGGCTGGTTGGTTTACATGTTCGACTGAGAAATGGAATTTTTGATGTTGTGCAGGCCGTAGAGCAGATGCAAGTTCCCATTGTTCAAAGTTTTTTATTAGATGAATCTGGTTCGTATGTGCCACTTTTTAATAAAACAGTTCGTGAATTTACTGCTAAAAAAGAAGAATTAGGTTTTTTGCATTATGTCCATGCTGCTTATTGGTCAAGTTTAGTAGATGTTGGAAGCAAGGAATTTAGATCTTTATGCAAAGAAGCTCATGGGGCAAGTCGATTAAATAGTGATGGAATTGTGGTCCATGTTGGAGCAACTCGAGAACGATTAGATAAAAAAGATCAGGTTCTATATGTTGCAAATGCTGTAAATGAGCTTTTATACCAAGTTCCAAACATAACACTTATCCTTGAAAACATTCCGCACGCAGGCCGAAATTTTGGTGGCGATTTAATGGATTTTGGTTTGCTCTTGGAGCACATAGAACAAAAAAATCGTGTTAAGTTTTGCATTGATACGGCACATGCATTTGTTTTTGGATATAATTTAACAGACGAGTCTGGGCGAGAAGACTTCTTTAAGCTTATGCAAGATATATTTACCAAAGATCAAATTGCATTACTTCACATTAATGACACAACTGAATTTTGTGGCTCGCATATAGATAAGCATGAGATTCCTGGAGATGGAATATTGGGGCAAAACAATTTATCATGGTTTATGAATCATGAATTTTGTAAAAACATTCCTATTTTAATGGAATTACCCGCATCTTGCAGTGATGAACGATCTTTAGATGTCCTAAAAAGAGTGACAAGTTGGGAAGTCTAAAAATTCTTGTCTTCACAATAATTAAAAAATGAATTACATTTAATGTACTTGCTTTAATTAAAGTAAGTCTTGTTTGGGGGCCCATAGCTCAGTTGGTTAGAGCAGTCGGCTCATAACCGAAAGGTCTCAGGTTCGAGTCCTGGTGGGCCCACCAAAAAAAATCCAAGATTGTTCTTGAAAACTCTATCCATTTTTCGGTAAAGGAAAAATATGAATAATCAAAAATTTCAAAATTTTATCGACTTAGTAACATTTGATCAAGGCTTTAGTGAATTAGAAAAAACACAAAGCGTTATTGAAAAAACAATTTCAAAAATGAATGATCAATTGCTTATGTTTCAAAAGCAGCTTGAACAGAATTCTTCTAAAAAGCGTGACATAAAAAAACAATTAGATTCCCAAGAGTTACAAGTTAAAAGTCTTCAAGATCAAGAAAAGCATCAAATTGAGGTTTCTCAGGCTGTATCTTCTGCAAAAGAATATGAAGCTGCAAATAAAGAGTTGCAAAACATTACACATGAACGGAATGCTCAAGAGCAGAAAATGTTGCAGCATTTAAACAAATTAGAAACTGCCGAAAAAGAATATAATGAAATACATCATAAAGCTGAATTAGAGATTGCAGAAATTAATCAAGGCATTGAGGCTGAAAAATTATTGCTTCTAAATGCTCAAAAACAAATTGATAATTTGCAAAAAGATCGTAGTGAGAAACTAAGCCTTGTCCCAGACGAGTGGCTTGATTTGTACGAAAACATGCGTGGTAGAGTAAAAAATCCGGTTGTTAAAGTTTCGCAAGATTCTTGCGGAGCCTGTTTTTATTTAATATCGTCAAGAGATTTGCAAGCTTTGCAAAAATATGAATTATTACAATGTAAAGATTGTTATCGTTTCTTATATTGTGAACAAAAATAACAAACATTGTGGATAGTTATGGAAAACAAACAACTTACTTTTTTATCTAAAGATCCAGAATGTTTATCTCAAAAGCCTTTGGATAGTAGTTGGACTATGCACATTGATGGTGCGTCTCGTAATAATCCTGGACCTTCTGGTGCAGGATTTTCTTTAATGCGACAAGAAGAAATAGTTTGTGAGCAGGGATTTTTTCTCGGACAAAGAACCAATAATCAAGCAGAGTACTTTGCTTTATTGATTGGTCTTTTTTTTGTTCATGAATTCATGGATAAAAAAGATAAATTAATTATTTATTCTGATTCTCAGTTGCTGGTTCGTCAGATGAATCGTACTTATAAAATAAGCAATCCTCTTTTAAAAAAAATGCAGCATCTTGCATACGAAATGATGCAAGGATACAATGTCAAGTTCTGTCATGTTTATCGAGAGTTTAACCTTCGTGCTGATGTTTTAGCAAATAGAGGAATTGATAAAAATGTTCTTTTGCCTAAAAGGTTTTTAGACATTGTAAGCAAGCATGAAATTATTTAACATGGTAAATAAATCATCAAAAATCATTAAAATTATAGCGTTGCTTTTTAGATTCACATCCGCCTATGCTTTTGATGTTAAAGTTTTAATTGAAAAAAACAGTAGTGATTCTAGTTCTAAAGATCATACAGTCGAACTTCATTGTAAAAATGGATTTATCATATCTGATAATACAAAGCTTTCTTTGGGGTATGATTGCTCAGATCATAATTTGAAAATTGAGAGCAAAAATGGTTCGCTTTTTTTGAATGGTAAGCCATCAGCCCGAAAACTTTTATATGTCACTCCAATGCTTTCTAAGGCGCATGTTGCTTTATTAAATTCATATGTTTCAAATTGGCTGAAGAATTCTTATGAGGATTTAAATATTCTTGCAGAGCCATTATTTCCACTGTTTGATCAAATTGTTGTTCATCTTGGGGCTCAGGACAAATGCAACTATGATCTTTTAAGCTTGTATACAAAAGAAGTGGCTCATGTTTTTTCAAAAGATTTTTTAAGCACCATTGCCTCTGAGCATTCTGTAGCCTTAGAAACAATGTCTGACTATGGTGAGCAATTTTTCCAAGAGCAGGTAGTTTCGCTTTTCATAGATGGGTTAGCCTGCAAAGAGTTATCCTCAAAAGATAAAAAAAGTTTGAAAAATGATCCTGTTTTTAGACATGCTTTCTTTTTAGCAGAGTTGCATCATGTTTTACAAAGAATGTTGCTTGATTTTGTTCCAGCTTTACCTCGTAAAATATTGCAGCAGTTTTTACAAAAAGATGTCGGCTCGATTGATTTTAAGGATCATTCATATCTTGGATCCTTTGTCTTGTTTCAAGAAAAAAAGAATTTTTATTTAATAAATAGTTTAGACATTGATGACTATTTGTTATCGGTTATGCATCATGAAGGTTGGCCAGGATGGCAACATGAGATGAATAAAGTATTTGCCTTGGCAAGCAGAACATTTTTAGTCTGGCATGTTCTTTTTGCGCAAAAACAAAATAAGCCATATCACATTGGAAATAATAATCAGTATCAAACATACAAGGGTATGCACAATTGCGACAAATTAAAAAAAGCGATTGAAGAAACGAAAGATATGTTTATTTCATATGATGGAAAACCAGCCTTTACAGAATATGATATTTGTTGTGGAGGAGTGATTCCTGGGGATATGAATGATTGTGCAAAGGTTCCATACCTTGCTCGTAAATATCCATGCACATTCTGTTCAAAGTTTAAAGTTTTTAGTTGGGAAAATAGTTTTTCTTACGAAGAAGTTTTAAAAAGAGTGCAAAAAGAGTTTCCTGCCGTTAAAAAGATTGTAGATATTACCGTTTACAAAAAGGATAAAGCTGGGGTTGCTAGAAAAGTTTTAATTAATATTGGTTCTCGAAAAATAATTATTACAGAAAAGAAAATGAAGTCTTTGTTTCCTGAAATTAAAAGCTATTGTTTTAATTTGAAAAAAGATGCAAATAAAAAATTGACCATTCATGGTAAAGGGTTTGGACACCACAGAGGCCTTTGCCAGTGGGGAGCTTCGTCGCTTGTGAAAGATGAACATTGGAATTTTGTACAAGTTTTGCAATATTATTACCCAGGTACTAAATTAATGAAATTAACCTATCAAAGATAGTTGCATTCGCAAAATGCGACTTGTGTAACTTGATGGGGATAAATCGAGTGGGATAAGTATATGCCAAGCTATAGAGTTCATTTGATAGGCGGTTTAATTACCTATTTGGGTATTTTGCAATTGATTAAGAACAGCGAGCCGTCGGTTCACACTATCTTCCAAGGATTAATTTTCTGTTTGCTTGGAGCCTTGTTTCCAGACATTGATGTTAAAAGTAAAGGGCAAAAGGTATTTTATACTCTTTTGCTTTTCTTTTTGATCTATTTAATCATCATGCAAAAATATTGTTTGTTTGTTGTCGCAACTTTTTTAGCGGTAATTCCTATTCTGGTTCGTCA is from Candidatus Dependentiae bacterium and encodes:
- a CDS encoding ribonuclease HI family protein translates to MENKQLTFLSKDPECLSQKPLDSSWTMHIDGASRNNPGPSGAGFSLMRQEEIVCEQGFFLGQRTNNQAEYFALLIGLFFVHEFMDKKDKLIIYSDSQLLVRQMNRTYKISNPLLKKMQHLAYEMMQGYNVKFCHVYREFNLRADVLANRGIDKNVLLPKRFLDIVSKHEII
- a CDS encoding SpoIID/LytB domain-containing protein; the encoded protein is MKLFNMVNKSSKIIKIIALLFRFTSAYAFDVKVLIEKNSSDSSSKDHTVELHCKNGFIISDNTKLSLGYDCSDHNLKIESKNGSLFLNGKPSARKLLYVTPMLSKAHVALLNSYVSNWLKNSYEDLNILAEPLFPLFDQIVVHLGAQDKCNYDLLSLYTKEVAHVFSKDFLSTIASEHSVALETMSDYGEQFFQEQVVSLFIDGLACKELSSKDKKSLKNDPVFRHAFFLAELHHVLQRMLLDFVPALPRKILQQFLQKDVGSIDFKDHSYLGSFVLFQEKKNFYLINSLDIDDYLLSVMHHEGWPGWQHEMNKVFALASRTFLVWHVLFAQKQNKPYHIGNNNQYQTYKGMHNCDKLKKAIEETKDMFISYDGKPAFTEYDICCGGVIPGDMNDCAKVPYLARKYPCTFCSKFKVFSWENSFSYEEVLKRVQKEFPAVKKIVDITVYKKDKAGVARKVLINIGSRKIIITEKKMKSLFPEIKSYCFNLKKDANKKLTIHGKGFGHHRGLCQWGASSLVKDEHWNFVQVLQYYYPGTKLMKLTYQR
- a CDS encoding TIM barrel protein; translation: MKDKSLVSSIKNKNNRLVGLHVRLRNGIFDVVQAVEQMQVPIVQSFLLDESGSYVPLFNKTVREFTAKKEELGFLHYVHAAYWSSLVDVGSKEFRSLCKEAHGASRLNSDGIVVHVGATRERLDKKDQVLYVANAVNELLYQVPNITLILENIPHAGRNFGGDLMDFGLLLEHIEQKNRVKFCIDTAHAFVFGYNLTDESGREDFFKLMQDIFTKDQIALLHINDTTEFCGSHIDKHEIPGDGILGQNNLSWFMNHEFCKNIPILMELPASCSDERSLDVLKRVTSWEV
- a CDS encoding SMC family ATPase, with amino-acid sequence MIPHQLQLKNFLSYGPELQTIDFTNYHLICLTGKNGHGKSALLDAITWAIWGQARKSSGNSKADAGILHLGQNHMMVILEFEVNGQNYRVRREYLQTKSKPFASLDFGIKQADGKLIALTDKTIKDTQEKIDTTIGITYESFVNSTFLRQGQSNEFSKKSPKERKEILAQILQLQKFDEQKKIAISYAKKLNQESVAKCSIQTRIEQELIDLASVKELQLILNENIQTVSSQKKQNDETKAILVEKKQTLLQNIKELELLEIQHSNLKKDLNLTKQEIETIAKKWHETQLAIHSKTDIKSLELESNNLQKSLQVFQESFHKKLQLKEQYLATKEKLSLATSLLEKEFEKKQQELNLLSTKQEEQLKQAVRQEQSETIVLQSLMQELQKSQADILSQQKDLQQIQDQIETGKLIEELFEKNKILYQSLCSQGTYLKQHATKLDQDIEKQSTQECPTCPLCDQNLSNEHKKALNQKLLLESSQAQKSVQEIKEQASLIKLELSTQNEQLKSLKTKQEIMITLSAKVVEHAKQHEKLILQHTLQEKTVTERSKEKKGLQDILSSTMLILEQLKKNHLNAMGSHDFQLLHKQLQEIEFEGKKLSYDPIEHKNIEQKYASLRKTLESTVSDSEIIKHQSDKKAQLFELFNRAQSITDQINLIQEKLEALQQINALSKELCEQELLVEKELSLINSKYQILLLEKGSLEQKEKKQISLNHELEHLIKHIKSVQQELFDYQEIAKALGKDGIQALLIEQAIPEIEHETNLVLARLTNNQTQIFIESLRDLKKGGSRETLDIKISDQFGLRDYELFSGGEAFRIDFALRIGISKLLARRAGTTLQTIFIDEGFGSQDEEGLQLIMDNLYKIQDDFAKIIIVSHLQEMKEQFPVQFVVDKKRSGSVVSVVHQG
- a CDS encoding metal-dependent hydrolase is translated as MPSYRVHLIGGLITYLGILQLIKNSEPSVHTIFQGLIFCLLGALFPDIDVKSKGQKVFYTLLLFFLIYLIIMQKYCLFVVATFLAVIPILVRHRGVFHHIWFLLTISLAATLCVKSMCGYYENVMIANCWFFFAGSVSHVVLDRVGTRLKRYFYS